From the genome of Arthrobacter sp. SLBN-122:
CGCGGATGACGTCAGGGTTTTCGCTCATCGGTTTACCTCACCTGGTTTTAGGGTTGGGGGAATTTCTGAGAGGGTTTCCCCGGTTTGGGGCATGCCCTTGATCTGCTTGAGTTCCTTGCGGCCGATGGAGGCCAGGACCGCGGCGATGATGGCCCAGACCACGGCGACGATCAGCGCGGACCAGCCCAGGGGCATGATGGCGCCGAGGGCCCACATCAGGGCCAGGGACAGGAAGAGCAGGACGAAGTGGCCGCCCACGCCGGCGCCGGCGAGCATGCCGGCGCCTTTCCCTGCCCGGGAGGTGGATTGCTTGAGTTCGGCCTTGGCCAGTTCCACTTCCTGACGCATCAGGGTGGACAGGTCCCGGGTCACATCCCCCAGCAACTCACCCAGGGATGCGTTGTCGGCTTTCATATGCGCCTCACTCGGCGGCATCTCCGGAATCTGGCTACTCATCACAGACCACCCGTCTGGCCACCCCGGGTGCGGTCCTGGGTGAGGGGGTCGTTGGCCATGGGATCGTCGGCGAGTGCGCGGTCACGCAGCGGGTCGTCGGACAGCTGGTTCCCGGACCAGGGCTCCTCCACCAGCTGCGGGCTGTCGAGGCCGCTGGCCGGACCCGCTGCTTCGGGATAGCTGCTGCCCGGCGCACCACCGTCGTACCCTGCGGTCGTGGTGGCCGGGCCGGGGAGCTGGACCGGCGGCGGGGGCACAGTTCCACCGGCAACGGGGGTTGTCTGGCTGTACTGGTCACCGTAGGGGGTTCCGGAGTACTGGCCGGAGAGACCCGCCCTGGAGCCGGTAGAGGTACTGGAGGATGAGCCGGGGGCGCCTGCGGTGAGGCCGCGGGTGAGGCGTCCGGCCAGGACGCCGGCGCCGGCGGCGAGGAGCAGGAACGTTCCGGGCCGGTTGCGGGCGAACCGCTGGACCTCGTTCAGGAGGTCACCCGGCTCCCGGTTCTCCAGCCAGGAAGCCATGGAGGACGTGCGCTCGGCCGCCTGCCGGACGAGGTCGCTGGCCATGCCCTGCTGGTCAGGTGAGCTGGCCATGCTGTGCAGCTGGCTGGAAATGTTCCGAATGCCCTCGGCGGCCTTCTGCTGCTGCGTGCCGGCCTGGCTGGTCAGGCCAGACTTCGCCTGGTGGAGCAGGTCCTGGGCATTGGCCTTGGCTTCGTGGGCCACGTTCGCGGCCTCGCCCTTGGCCGTCTGGGCCACATTCTGCGCGGACCCGGCGGCAGTGCGGGCAACGTCGGCTGCTTCTTCCTTGGCAGCCTCTTTGCGCGAGGATCCAGAGGTTTCGTCGGTCGTGGCGTAGCCGGTTCCGGCCTCGCCCGTGTAGGGGCCGGCGGTTGACGGGAAGGTAGCGGCCTCCCGCTCACCCGGGATTCCTGTACTGCCCGGAGGAGTCGTGTAAGCGGGGTCCTCGGGCCATTGGTTCTCTGTCATCTTCGCTCTCTCTTTCCAAGAAGGCCGGTTGTTGATCAAGAACCAGCAATACTGGCCGTAAAATGATAAGCATGGTTACTAATAAAAAGTAAGTACCCTTGCTAAGCGAGTTATAACCGTTCCAAAAATGTCAGCCGGAATGGCGAGGGCCTGCCCGGTCACAACGAAGTGGAAAGTGGTGGGAAACATGGATACAGCTCCATGGGTATGGGTGATAGTTGCCATTGTTGTGGTGGCGCTGATTGTGGTGCTTCTTCTGGCCGGCGGAAAGCGCCGCAAGGCCATGCAGCAGAAACGCGACCAGGAGCACCGGGAAAAGGCCGCCGAGATCCGGCGTGAAGCCGAGAACATGGAAATCGATGCCCGCGAGCGCGAGGCCAAGGCCATCCGTGCGCGTGCTGATGCGGAGCAGGCGCAGGTTGACGCTGCCCGCCTTCGGCAGGAGGCCGAGCAGCGGGCCAATGAGGCCCAGTCCCTGCGGGGTGATGTTGCCAGCCGCGCCCGGAAAGCGGATGAACTGGATCCTGACGTAGGAAGGGATGGCAGCCGGCGGGACCGTGTTGAGGGCAATGATGGACGGCCGGTGCAGCATCGTGACGCCGGCCATGACGGCCGTGGACCTGCCGACGCGGGACAGGGTAACCATGGAAGCCATGACACTGTTACCGGCGGCACCAGGACGGATATGCCTGCTGACATGACGGAAGCCGAATCCGGGCGGCGGCGCAACCGCGACGCGAAAGACACCGCGACGGGAAATACAGGCACCTCCGCGGAGCATGATGTCCGCGGGGAGGAAAATCCGCGCATCTGAGGCCGGTGCGAAGACGGCCCACATGCCGGCACTTCCCGGGCGATACAGCGGCCGGGTTTGTGCCGGCTGCAGGAGCTGCGGGAGCTAGGGCCGCCGCGGTTTGAGGACGGGGGATGGCTTTATGCCTTCCCCCGTTCCCATGCCCGCGAGAAGTTCCTTGACCGCGTCCACCGATGACACCCGTGGTTCCCATCCGAGGATCCGTTGTGCGCGGCTGGTATCCATGATGGGCGCGCCTGCCGCCATCTCCACCCATCCGGAGTCCGTGGGCTGGATGCGTGCACGCCAGGTGAGGTCCACCACGGCGTGAAGCAGCCGCATGGGAATGGGGAGGATTCTCTTGGCGCCCAGGATGCGGGCCAGTTCCTGGGGGTTCAATACCGGCTCGGCGGCGATATTGAAGGCACCGCTGGCCCGCTGGTCCACCACCCGCCAGTAGGCCTCTGCCACGTCGTCCGCGTGGACCGCCTGGAAGATCAGGTTATTCGGAGCCGGCAACAGCGGAACCCAGGGTTTCCGCGGTACCAGCCGCGGAAATATGTTTCCCAGGAAATACCTTCCGACTTCACTTCCCGCCTTGCCCTGGAAAATGAGCGCCGGCCGGAGCCTGGCAACGGAAATTTCCGGTTCCGCGGCCGCGAACTGGTCAAGGAGCTTTTCCTGCTCGGCCTTGTGGCGGCTGTAGTGCGAGCCGGCCATTCCTGTTGCCGGCCAGGACTCATCCCTGCGCTGGTCCTTGTCCGCCTTGCTGTAGGCGCCAACGGAAGACGCGCACACCACCTGCTTCACGCCGGTTTTTGCTGCAGCTTCCAGGACATTTTTCGTGCCGGTGACATTGGTCCGGTGCAGGAGCGGGAGGTTGTGGTTCGGTTGGATTTGCCACGCCAGGTGGACCACCGAGTCCACCCCTTCCAGTGCTTTCTCCAGCGCCGGCCTGTCCTGGTCCAGGCCCACATCGAGGGTGTGCCATTCCACGCCGGCATAAGGCTCCCGGGACGTGTAGGGCAACCTGCGGCTGATCCCCACCAATTGCAGGCTGCCTGGCTTTTGGGTGAGGTGGCCCTGCAGGTTGCGCAGCAGTGCTGTTCCCGCATTTCCGCTGGCCCCGGTGATGGCAATGCGCATGGCAACGACTCCTTAGCAGGTTTGGGCTGGTTGCGGCCCTACATGACGAGCGTATAGCGGAGAAGCATTGTTTTATAAGCAACCTTATGATTTCCTACTTCTAAGTCTTGCCGCAGGCTTTCGGAACCAGACCGAGGGAAACCAACACTCATGCCCGAATCCTTTGCCGCATTTGCCGTGGACGCTTCACCCGTCCACGGCCAACAGTCCCAGCCGGCACAACAACCAACTCCTCCCGCCACCTCAGGAAGGCTGCGGGAAACGTTCGAAAACGACTTGGTCCTACGGTACCTGGACCTCGCCGAAGCCCTCGCTGCCCGCTTTGAGGCCCGCGGCCGGGAGCGGGCGGACCTGAACCAGGTGGCCTATCTGGGCCTGGTGAAGGCCGCCCGCGGCTTCGACCAAGCCAAGGGCGAGAGCTTCCCCGCCTACGCCGCGCCCACCATCACCGGCGAACTCAAGAGGTACCTGCGCGACCGGACCTGGGTTGTACGCCCGCCGCGCCATATCCAGGACCTGAGGACCCGGCTTTTCCGGGCAGAGCCGGAGTTGACCCAGGCGCTGGGACGGAACCCGAGTGTTGCCGAACTGGCAGGGGAGCTGGGAACTGATCCGGGGGAGGTGCAGGAGGCCATCTCGGCATCCAGCAGCATGCACCCGGATTCCCTTGACGCAGTGAACCCTAATTCCGATGCTCCGTCCATCGGCGAGATCCTTGCCTGCCCTGACACACCCCTGGAACGGCTCGAGGAACTGGCCTGCCTGCGTGACGCCATGCAGGACCTGGACGATTCGGACAGGGAGCTTTTGTACCGGCGCTATTTCTGTGAGGAGACGCAGGTGCAGCTGGGCAAGCGGCTGGGAATGTCCCAGATGCAGGTGTCCCGCCGCCTGGCCAAGGTGCTGGTGGAGCTTCAGCGGCGCCTTGAAGCCAGCGCCCAGTTCGGTGCGGAGGAAGACACCGCGGGCGGTGGGGTGTCGTCCCGGGTTGTGCACGCAGACCGGTCAGCCAACCAGGTTGCGTCCTTCCGCGAGGCCAGGAACGGGCACGCCGGTGTGGGTGCCGGCCGCCGCCTGGGCGGTACCAGGACCAGGTAAGGCCAGCCCCGCCCGGGCAATGGACGACGGCGGGCGGCAGCTTCCGGAGGCACGTGATCGCCGGGAGCGCAGAGGGGCTGCTGAGGGCCCCGGGAGGAGTATCTGCACCAGCCGAATTCCTATCTTGCCTGTTCAACCGGCCAAAAGAACCCGGTCCTGCTGCTGAAAAAGCCTGCGGCCCTGTTTAGGAGCAGCAGCAGGAGGGAACGGTTCGTTTATGGGAAGCTCTGAAACCTCCAAGCTCCGGGCTGTCCTGTTCGACCGGGACGGGACCCTGGTGGTCGATGTGCCCTACAACGGGGACCCCGGCAAAGTGCGGCCGATGGCCGGCGCCAAGGCAGTACTGGACGACCTGCGGGCGGCCGGCATCGCCACCGGCGTGGTCAGTAACCAGTCGGGCATTGCGCGCGGGCTGATCACGGCAGCGGACGTGGCAAAAGTCAACGCCCGGGTGGAAGAACTGCTCGGTCCTTTCGACGTGTGGGAAGTGTGCCCGCATGCCGAGCAGGACGGCTGTGCCTGCCGCAAACCCGCCCCGGGAATGGTCCACAGCGCCTGCCGCAAACTGGGCATCCATGCGTCCGAAGCCGCCCTGATCGGGGACATCGGCGCCGACGTGGGTGCTGCCGAGGCGGCCGGTGCCACCGGCGTCCTGGTTCCCACACCCGTGACCCGTGCCGAGGAAGTGGCTGCGGCGCGGCTGGTGGCCCCGGACCTGGCGTCCGCCGTCGGCCTGCTGCAGGGGACGCCCTGATGGGGAGCGTCCTGGTGGCCCGGCTGGACAGCATGGGCGACGTCCTGCTGTCAGGCCCTGCCGTGCGGGCGGTAGCCAACGGCCGGGCCCAATATGGCGGCAGCACCAACCATGTGGTGATGCTGTGCGGCCGCCAAGGTGAAGCGGCCGCGGCGCTGCTCCCGGGCGTGGCCGAGGTTTACAGCTGGGACAGCCCCTGGATCATGAACCCGGCGCCCAAAATGACTGGGCCGCACGCCGACCGGCTGATCGAATACGTCCGTAATTCCCGGATCACCGAAGCTGTCATCCTCACGTCCTTCCACCAGTCGCCGCTGCCGCTGGCCCTGCTGCTGCGGCTGGCGGGCGTGGAGCGCATCACCGGCGCCTCCACCGACTACGCCGGCTCCCTGCTGGATGTGCGCCTCAAACCGGGTGAGGACTTCCCTGAAGACCAGCCTGAGGCGGAGCGGGCACTGGGCATTGCCGGGGCGGCGGGCTTCCGGCTTCCCGCCGGCGACGACGGGAAGCTGCACGTGAAGTCCGTTCCGGACGTAACAGGCCTGGTAGGTGAGGAACCCTATGTTGTGGTCCACCCCGGAGCCGCCGTCCCTGCCAGGGCCTGGCCCCCGCTGCACCATGCCGCCGCCGTCGAACTCCTCCAGGGCGCAGGCTACCGGGTGGTGGTGACCGGCGGTCCCGGCGAAAAGTCGCTGACCGCCACGGTGGCCGGCCCCTCGGCCCTGGACCTGGGCGGGCGTACCGACCTCTCCACCATGGCGGGCGTCATGGCCGGCGCCGATGCCGTGGTCAGCGGCAACACCGGACCGGCCCACTTGGCTGCCGCGGTGGGAACACCGGTGGCGTGCCTGTTCTCGCCCGTGGTCCCGGCCATCCGCTGGGCCCCTTATGGCGTACCCCTGGAACTCCTCGGGGACCAGAACGCGCCCTGCCGCATGTCCCGCGCCAGGGTTTGCCCCGTGCCGGGCCACCCCTGCCTCGACTCGGTATCGCCGGAGGAAGTGGTGGCAGCGGTGGAACGCCTGATCAGCGGAGTGAGCTCCTTCAGCACCCACGTCAGTACCCGTAGAAAGGCCCGCAACAGATGAGAATCCTGCTCTGGCATGTCCACGGTTCCTGGACGGACGCCTTTGTCCGAGGCCGTCATGAGTACCTGCTTCCCGTCCTGCCTGGAGGTGGCGCCTGGGGGCTGGGCCGCGCCGGCAGGGACTGGCCTGAATCAGTGCGGGAGGTGGACCTGGCGACGCTCGACCCCGAGGCGGTGGACGCCGTGGTCCTCCAGCGCCCGGAAGAGATCGACGAAGTGCTCCGAACCCTGGGACGGATGCCCGGCGCCGACCTTCCGGCGGTGTTCGTGGAGCACAACACGCCCAAAGGCAATTTCCCCAACACCAGCCACCCGCTCGCGGACCAAAGCAGCATCCCCGTGGTCCACGTAACCCACTTCAACAGGCTGGCGTGGGACAACGGCTCCGCTCCCACCACCGTGATCGAGCACGGAATCCCGGACCCCGGACAGCTCTACACCGGCGAGCTGCCCGAACTGGGGGTAGTGGTCAACGAACCGGTGCGCCGCGGCCGGGTAACAGGAACAGACCTGCTGCCGGCCTTCGCATCCGTGGCACCCCTGCAGGTGTTCGGCATGAAGACGGAGGGTCTGGCCGCAGCCACCGGAATCGAGGCTTCCCGCGTGACGTCCCGGGGCGACCTGAAAACCCGGGAACTGCACCGGGAACTTGCGCGCTGCCGGGTCTACGTCCACCCCATGCGCTGGACCTCGCTGGGACTGTCCCTGCTCGAAGCCATGCACCTGGGCATGCCGGTGGTGGTGCTTGCCACCACTGAGGCCCCACGGGCGGTGCCGCAGGAAGCGGGCGCTGTCTCCGCCGACGTCGACGAACTGCTCCGCTGCGCCGCGCGGCTGGTGGCCGATCCGGAGGAAGCACGACGGCGGGGAGTTGCCGCCAGGGAGGCGGCGCTGGAGCGATACGGCCTGGGCAAGTTCCAGGACCGGTGGGACGGGCTGCTGGCGGACCTGCGGATCCGGCCGCGGCACCCCGTCAACGAGCGGCCGGACGAGAAGATCCTCGTTCCGGCGCGGGAGAGGAAGACACCATGAAGATCGCCATGATTTCCGAACACGCCAGTCCGCTGGCGGCATTGGGCGGGGTAGATGCCGGCGGGCAGAACGTTCACGTTGCCGCGCTGTCCGAGGCCCTTGCCAAGCGCGGCCACCATGTCACCGTCTACACCCGCAGGGACGCAACGGAGCTCCCCGCACGGGTCCGGGTGGGGAGGCGCCTCGAAGTGGTCCATGTGGACGCCGGGCCCGCCCGGCACGTGCCCAAGGACGAGCTGCTGCCCTATATGGGCGAACTCGCTGACGGCGTGGCCAGGGACTGGGGGCACCGGCCGCCGGACGTGGTGCACGGCCACTTCTGGATGTCCGGCCTCGCTGCCCTGGACGCGGCCAGGCGCCCCGACACGGGGTACCGCGTGCCCATGCTGCAGACGTTCCACGCGCTGGGCACCGTCAAGCGGCGGCACCAGGGCGCCGAGGACACCAGCCCCGAGGCGCGCCGCTGGCTGGAACCCGGAGTGGGCCGCTCTGCCGACCGGATCATCGCCACCTGTTCCGACGAGGTCTTCGAGCTGAAAGCGATGGGCATCGCCACCGGCAAGATCTCCATTGCGCCCTGCGGCGTGGACCTGGGCTTCTTCTCGGCGGAGGGCCCGGCGGCACCGAGGAAGCGCCGCTACCGCATCCTGTCGGTGGGGCGGCTGGTGCCACGCAAAGGCGTGGACCTGGTGATCCGCGCGCTCCCGTACCTCAAGGCGGCAGGATTCGACGACGTCGAACTCCTGATCGTGGGCGGCGGCGGAGACGCCAACGTGATGCACGCGGACCCCGAAATCCGCCGGCTGCTGGACCTCGCCGCCCAGCTTGGCGTGTCTGAACAGGTGACCCTGCAGGGGCAGGTATCCCGGGCGGAGATGCCGGGCATCTTCCGCAGCGCCGATGCCGTGGTGTGCGCACCCTGGTACGAGCCGTTCGGCATCGTTCCGTTGGAGGCCATGGCATGCGGCATCCCCGTGGTGGCAGCAGCGGTTGGCGGGCTCCGGGACACGGTGGTGGACCACACCACGGGCCTGCACGTCCCGCCGCGGGACCCGGAGGCCATCGCATCGGCCCTGTCACTGCTGCTGGAAAACCCTGCCCTTCGAACAAAACTCGGCCAGGCCGGAGAGCGCCGCGCCCGCACCCGGTACTCCTGGGACCGGGTGGCAGCGGAAACCGAAAAGGCATACCAGCTGGCCATTGCCGGCGCCCCGGCCGGCGCTTCGGCCGGCACTGTACCTATGGAAGGAGCCGCACTGTGACTGCCGAATCATCCTTGCGTGAATCGTCCCTGCGCGAAGCGTCCCTGCGACAGGCAGACCTCCGCACCCTGACTGCAGCCCCGTCGCTACCCGCAGTGCTCCCCGGCGCCACCTTCGTGGATGCGGCCAGCGCCGACGCCGTGCGCACCCACTTGGACAACGTGGTTCCTGCCTTGGATTCGCTTCGCAGCCAGTCCGGCCGGCTGGCCGCCTGGGGCGTGGAGCTGGCGGCGCGCCTGCTCCGGGGGCAGCGGTTGCTGGCAGCCGGCAACGGCGGCTCAGCCGCGGAGGCCCAGCACCTCACCGCCGAGCTGGTGGGCCGGTTCGACAGCGAGCGGGTTCCGTTCTCCGCCATCTCCCTGCATGCCGAATCGTCGGCGGTCACCGCGATCGCCAACGACTACGGCTACGACGAGGTCTTCGCCCGGCAGGTCCGGGCCCATGCCCGTTCCGGCGACGTGCTGATGCTGCTGTCCACCAGCGGCAAGAGCCCCAACCTGCTGCGCGCCGCGGAAACGGCGTCCCGGCTCAACGTGACCACCTGGGCGCTCACCGGTTGCGGACCGAACCCGCTGGCGGAGGCCTGCGATGAGGCTGTCATGATTGACGCCCTCAACGCCAACGCCCAGGAAGGGCACCTGATCGCCCTGCATGCC
Proteins encoded in this window:
- a CDS encoding phage holin family protein, producing MSSQIPEMPPSEAHMKADNASLGELLGDVTRDLSTLMRQEVELAKAELKQSTSRAGKGAGMLAGAGVGGHFVLLFLSLALMWALGAIMPLGWSALIVAVVWAIIAAVLASIGRKELKQIKGMPQTGETLSEIPPTLKPGEVNR
- a CDS encoding NAD-dependent epimerase/dehydratase family protein → MRIAITGASGNAGTALLRNLQGHLTQKPGSLQLVGISRRLPYTSREPYAGVEWHTLDVGLDQDRPALEKALEGVDSVVHLAWQIQPNHNLPLLHRTNVTGTKNVLEAAAKTGVKQVVCASSVGAYSKADKDQRRDESWPATGMAGSHYSRHKAEQEKLLDQFAAAEPEISVARLRPALIFQGKAGSEVGRYFLGNIFPRLVPRKPWVPLLPAPNNLIFQAVHADDVAEAYWRVVDQRASGAFNIAAEPVLNPQELARILGAKRILPIPMRLLHAVVDLTWRARIQPTDSGWVEMAAGAPIMDTSRAQRILGWEPRVSSVDAVKELLAGMGTGEGIKPSPVLKPRRP
- a CDS encoding sigma-70 family RNA polymerase sigma factor translates to MPESFAAFAVDASPVHGQQSQPAQQPTPPATSGRLRETFENDLVLRYLDLAEALAARFEARGRERADLNQVAYLGLVKAARGFDQAKGESFPAYAAPTITGELKRYLRDRTWVVRPPRHIQDLRTRLFRAEPELTQALGRNPSVAELAGELGTDPGEVQEAISASSSMHPDSLDAVNPNSDAPSIGEILACPDTPLERLEELACLRDAMQDLDDSDRELLYRRYFCEETQVQLGKRLGMSQMQVSRRLAKVLVELQRRLEASAQFGAEEDTAGGGVSSRVVHADRSANQVASFREARNGHAGVGAGRRLGGTRTR
- a CDS encoding D-glycero-alpha-D-manno-heptose-1,7-bisphosphate 7-phosphatase; this translates as MGSSETSKLRAVLFDRDGTLVVDVPYNGDPGKVRPMAGAKAVLDDLRAAGIATGVVSNQSGIARGLITAADVAKVNARVEELLGPFDVWEVCPHAEQDGCACRKPAPGMVHSACRKLGIHASEAALIGDIGADVGAAEAAGATGVLVPTPVTRAEEVAAARLVAPDLASAVGLLQGTP
- a CDS encoding glycosyltransferase family 9 protein — protein: MGSVLVARLDSMGDVLLSGPAVRAVANGRAQYGGSTNHVVMLCGRQGEAAAALLPGVAEVYSWDSPWIMNPAPKMTGPHADRLIEYVRNSRITEAVILTSFHQSPLPLALLLRLAGVERITGASTDYAGSLLDVRLKPGEDFPEDQPEAERALGIAGAAGFRLPAGDDGKLHVKSVPDVTGLVGEEPYVVVHPGAAVPARAWPPLHHAAAVELLQGAGYRVVVTGGPGEKSLTATVAGPSALDLGGRTDLSTMAGVMAGADAVVSGNTGPAHLAAAVGTPVACLFSPVVPAIRWAPYGVPLELLGDQNAPCRMSRARVCPVPGHPCLDSVSPEEVVAAVERLISGVSSFSTHVSTRRKARNR
- a CDS encoding glycosyltransferase; the encoded protein is MRILLWHVHGSWTDAFVRGRHEYLLPVLPGGGAWGLGRAGRDWPESVREVDLATLDPEAVDAVVLQRPEEIDEVLRTLGRMPGADLPAVFVEHNTPKGNFPNTSHPLADQSSIPVVHVTHFNRLAWDNGSAPTTVIEHGIPDPGQLYTGELPELGVVVNEPVRRGRVTGTDLLPAFASVAPLQVFGMKTEGLAAATGIEASRVTSRGDLKTRELHRELARCRVYVHPMRWTSLGLSLLEAMHLGMPVVVLATTEAPRAVPQEAGAVSADVDELLRCAARLVADPEEARRRGVAAREAALERYGLGKFQDRWDGLLADLRIRPRHPVNERPDEKILVPARERKTP
- a CDS encoding glycosyltransferase — translated: MKIAMISEHASPLAALGGVDAGGQNVHVAALSEALAKRGHHVTVYTRRDATELPARVRVGRRLEVVHVDAGPARHVPKDELLPYMGELADGVARDWGHRPPDVVHGHFWMSGLAALDAARRPDTGYRVPMLQTFHALGTVKRRHQGAEDTSPEARRWLEPGVGRSADRIIATCSDEVFELKAMGIATGKISIAPCGVDLGFFSAEGPAAPRKRRYRILSVGRLVPRKGVDLVIRALPYLKAAGFDDVELLIVGGGGDANVMHADPEIRRLLDLAAQLGVSEQVTLQGQVSRAEMPGIFRSADAVVCAPWYEPFGIVPLEAMACGIPVVAAAVGGLRDTVVDHTTGLHVPPRDPEAIASALSLLLENPALRTKLGQAGERRARTRYSWDRVAAETEKAYQLAIAGAPAGASAGTVPMEGAAL
- a CDS encoding D-sedoheptulose-7-phosphate isomerase → MLPGATFVDAASADAVRTHLDNVVPALDSLRSQSGRLAAWGVELAARLLRGQRLLAAGNGGSAAEAQHLTAELVGRFDSERVPFSAISLHAESSAVTAIANDYGYDEVFARQVRAHARSGDVLMLLSTSGKSPNLLRAAETASRLNVTTWALTGCGPNPLAEACDEAVMIDALNANAQEGHLIALHAICRAFDLEVARHTPAVVPGFPRGGRP